A window of the Phoenix dactylifera cultivar Barhee BC4 unplaced genomic scaffold, palm_55x_up_171113_PBpolish2nd_filt_p 000373F, whole genome shotgun sequence genome harbors these coding sequences:
- the LOC120105817 gene encoding single myb histone 6-like, which produces MAHDMKDPEFSGILCLRSNVDLKVKSFLDLISNSRLENLILEAITTLKEPSGSDKTDIAMYIEDQYWPPPDFKRLLSAKLKALTASGKLIKVKRKYRIAPSSSFSLGKNSNLLLPDGKRRESSGLEKDDVKPLTKSQVDAELARMRNLTAQEAAAAAAQAVAEAEAAMAEAEEAAREAEAAEADAEAAQAFAEAAILMLKNRNAAKMMI; this is translated from the exons ATGGCGCACGATATGAAAGATCCTGAATTTAGTGGCATCTTATGTTTGAGGTCGAATGTTGATCTCAAGGTGAAGTCCTTTCTTGACTTAAT ATCTAATTCAAG GCTAGAAAATCTTATATTGGAAGCTATAACAACGTTGAAGGAGCCTTCTGGGTCTGACAAGACAGACATTGCCATGTATATAGAG GATCAATATTGGCCTCCTCCAGATTTCAAACGATTGTTGTCTGCAAAACTGAAGGCATTAACAGCAAGTGGGAAATTGATTAAG GTGAAGCGCAAGTATAGGATAGCACCTAGTTCATCTTTTTCATTAGGAAAAAACTCCAATTTGTTGCTCCCTGATGGAAAGCGAAGGGAGTCTTCCGGATTAGAAAAGGATGATGTCAAACCCCTTACAAAATCTCAAGTTGACGCTGAATTGGCACGGATGAGAAACTTGACGGCACAGGAGGCTGCAGCAGCTGCTGCTCAAGCAGTTGCAGAGGCAGAAGCGGCAATGGCGGAAGCTGAAGAAGCAGCAAGGGAGGCAGAGGCTGCAGAAGCTGATGCAGAAGCAGCACAGGCTTTTGCTGAGGCAGCTATATTGATGCTGAAAAACAGAAATGCAGCTAAGATG ATGatttga